A genomic region of Eucalyptus grandis isolate ANBG69807.140 chromosome 5, ASM1654582v1, whole genome shotgun sequence contains the following coding sequences:
- the LOC104445847 gene encoding CTP synthase isoform X1, with product MKYVLVTGGVVSGLGKGVTASSIGVLLKACGLRVTSIKIDPYLNTDAGTMSPFEHGEVFVLDDGGEVDLDLGNYERFLNIKLTRDNNITTGKIYQKVIDRERRGDYLGKTVQVVPHITDAIQEWIESVAVIPVDGKDGPADVCVIELGGTIGDIESMPFIEALGQFSYRVGAGNFCLIHVSLVPVLNVVGEPKTKPTQHSVRGLRGLGLTPNILACRSTMALDENIKAKLSQFCHVPVENIIDVHDVSNIWHIPLLLKDQKAHEAILKVLNLPSGAQEPVLEEWSSRAELCDELREPVRIAMVGKYTEHSDSYLSVVKALLHASVRCRKKLVVDWVPACDLENVTAKENPEACKAAWKKLKGANGVLVPGGFGDRGVQGKILAAKYAREKRVPYLGICLGMQIAVIEFARSVLGLQDANSTEFDPNTRNPCVIFMPEGSKTHMGGTMRLGSRRTYFQSLESVSAKLYGNPRYIDERHRHRYEVNPEMVAQLESRGLSFPGKDETGRRMEIVELPGHPYFVGVQFHPEFKSRPGKPSPLFLGFVAASCRELEVVPQHCGGQEKVSPTYHINGHLPSKVFPNGKASNGGLYGVYKICNGVHL from the exons atgaagTACGTGCTGGTCACTGGAGGAGTGGTGAGCGGCCTCGGAAAAGGCGTGACCGCCAGCAGTATCGGCGTGCTTCTCAAGGCCTGCGGACTTCGTGTCACTTCCATTAAGATTG ATCCATACCTCAATACTGATGCTGGGACTATGTCCCCTTTCGAGCATGGAGAAGTTTTTGTCTTGGATGATGGTGGTGAG GTGGACCTGGACCTTGGAAATTATGAGAGGTTTCTGAATATCAAGTTGACCCGCGACAATAATATCACCACCGGGAAAATTTACCAG AAAGTAATtgacagagagagaaggggagatTATCTGGGGAAGACTGTTCAG GTCGTGCCTCATATTACAGATGCCATTCAAGAGTGGATTGAGAGTGTGGCAGTGATCCCCGTTGACGGAAAGGACGGTCCAGCTGATGTATGTGTCATTGAATTGGGTGGAACCATAG GAGATATTGAGTCTATGCCATTTATCGAGGCTCTCGGACAATTTTCATATCGTGTCG GTGCTGGAAACTTTTGCCTGATTCATGTCAGTCTTGTGCCAGTTTTAAATGTTGTTGGTGAACCG AAAACAAAGCCCACCCAGCATAGTGTGAGAGGACTAAGAGGCCTAGGGTTGACGCCCAACATCTTAGCTTGTCGCAGTAcgatg GCACTTGATGAGAATATAAAGGCCAAACTCTCACAATTTTGCCATGTTCCG GTTGAAAACATCATCGATGTTCATGACGTATCAAACATCTGGCACATCCCTTTACTTCTAAAA GATCAGAAGGCTCACGAGGCAATCTTGAAAGTGCTGAACCTTCCAAG TGGGGCTCAGGAACCTGTTTTAGAAGAGTGGAGTTCTAGAGCTGAACTTTGTGACGAATTGCGTGAGCCT GTCAGAATTGCTATGGTTGGGAAATACACAGAGCACTCCGATTCGTATCTTTCTGTAGTTAAG GCCCTCTTGCATGCTTCTGTTCGTTGCCGTAAAAAACTTGTTGTGGACTGGGTTCCAGCTTGTGACCTTGAAAATGTGACAGCTAAAGAG AACCCAGAAGCTTGCAAGGCTGCGTGGAAAAAATTGAAG GGTGCAAATGGTGTTCTAGTTCCTGGAGGTTTTGGTGACAGAGGAGTGCAAGGGAAGATTCTTGCTGCAAAATATGCCCGAGAAAAGAGAGTCCCTTACCTTGGGATTTGTCTGGGAATGCAGATTGCTGTTATTGAGTTCGCACGATCTGTTCTTGGTTTGCAGGATGCTAATAGTACTGAATTTGATCCTAATACCAGGAATCCCTGCGTGATATTCATGCCTGAG GGCTCTAAAACCCACATGGGAGGAACCATGCGTCTTGGATCTAGGAGGACATATTTTCAGTCACTGGAATCCGTGTCTGCGAAACT ATATGGGAATCCAAGATACATCGATGAGAGACATCGTCATAGATATGAG GTAAATCCTGAAATGGTCGCTCAACTTGAGAGTCGTGGCCTTTCTTTCCCTGGCAAGGATGAAACCGGTCGGCGGATGGAG ATTGTTGAACTGCCTGGCCATCCATATTTTGTTGGAGTTCAATTTCATCCTGAATTCAAATCGAGGCCTGGGAAGCCTTCGCCTTTATTTTTGG GGTTTGTGGCAGCATCGTGTAGAGAGTTGGAAGTCGTTCCACAACACTGCGGTGGCCAGGAAAAGGTCTCACCTACTTATCAC ATCAACGGTCACTTGCCAAGTAAAGTATTCCCGAATGGCAAGGCTAGTAATGGTGGCTTGTATGGCGTTTACAAGATTTGCAATGGCGTGCACTTGTGA
- the LOC104445845 gene encoding actin-related protein 2/3 complex subunit 2A isoform X2, producing MILLQSHSRFLLQTLLNRLHNLEKGVELDYHWVEFDDVRYHVQVSMKNPHLLLLSLSLPTPPPETDFPGGLPSGAIEAVKAAYAGVVQILDPPRDGFNLTLKLNFSKFPPDEERRQALLVKIASVREIVLGAPLRALLKHLTSKTISSAMDRLVALVHRPNESFFVIPQMEKVTVVFPMRFKDSIDTVLATSFLQEFVQARRTAGLNNAPPCLWSSSPPRELKKAPAEALSANAGFVSFVIFPRHVEGKKLDRTVSSLSTFHAYVSYHVKCSEGFMHTRMRRRVESLIQALDRAKPDVEKSKNLANNRSFKRLSLKEAHANSHS from the exons ATGATACTGCTTCAGTCCCACTCCAGATTCCTGCTCCAGACCTTGCTCAACCGCCTCCACAA TCTTGAGAAAGGAGTTGAACTTGACTATCATTGGGTTGAGTTTGATGACGTCCGATATCATGTCCAG GTCTCAATGAAGAATCCACATCTCCTGCTGCTGTCGCTTTCATTACCCACCCCACCTCCAGAAACTGATTTTCCTGGTGGACTTCCTTCTGGAGCCATTGAAGCTGTAAAAGCTGCATATGCTGGTGTCGTGCAAATTCTTGATCCTCCTAGGGATGGCTTTAATCTCACACTGAAACtaaatttttcgaaatttccTCCAGATGAAG AGCGTAGACAAGCTCTCCTGGTTAAGATTGCATCTGTCCGGGAAATAGTATTAGGTGCTCCATTGCGAGCATTATTGAAGCATCTTACCTCTAAGACAATTTCTTCTGCTATGGATCGACTGGTGGCCCTAGTCCATCGGCCAAATGAGTCATTTTTTGTCATTCCACAG ATGGAGAAGGTAACTGTTGTATTTCCAATGAGATTTAAGGACTCCATAGATACTGTTCTCGCAACATCTTTCCTTCAG GAGTTCGTGCAAGCAAGGCGGACTGCTGGTCTTAACAATGCACCTCCTTGTTTGTggtcctcttctcctcctcgaGAACTAAAGAAAGCCCCTGCGGAAGCATTATCAGCAAATGctggttttgtttcttttg TCATTTTCCCTCGGCATGTAGAAGGCAAAAAATTGGATCGTACAGTTTCAAGTCTATCGACTTTTCATGCCTATGTTAGCTATCATGTTAAG TGCTCAGAGGGCTTTATGCATACCCGTATGCGACGTCGTGTGGAGTCATTAATACAG GCCTTGGACCGTGCCAAACCCGATGTTGAAAAATCCAAGAATCTAGCAAATAACAGATCCTTCAAGCGTCTG AGCCTTAAAGAAGCACATGCAAATTCCCATTCGTGA
- the LOC104445845 gene encoding actin-related protein 2/3 complex subunit 2A isoform X1 yields the protein MILLQSHSRFLLQTLLNRLHNLEKGVELDYHWVEFDDVRYHVQVSMKNPHLLLLSLSLPTPPPETDFPGGLPSGAIEAVKAAYAGVVQILDPPRDGFNLTLKLNFSKFPPDEERRQALLVKIASVREIVLGAPLRALLKHLTSKTISSAMDRLVALVHRPNESFFVIPQMEKVTVVFPMRFKDSIDTVLATSFLQEFVQARRTAGLNNAPPCLWSSSPPRELKKAPAEALSANAGFVSFVIFPRHVEGKKLDRTVSSLSTFHAYVSYHVKCSEGFMHTRMRRRVESLIQALDRAKPDVEKSKNLANNRSFKRLVSLNFLFHCFTK from the exons ATGATACTGCTTCAGTCCCACTCCAGATTCCTGCTCCAGACCTTGCTCAACCGCCTCCACAA TCTTGAGAAAGGAGTTGAACTTGACTATCATTGGGTTGAGTTTGATGACGTCCGATATCATGTCCAG GTCTCAATGAAGAATCCACATCTCCTGCTGCTGTCGCTTTCATTACCCACCCCACCTCCAGAAACTGATTTTCCTGGTGGACTTCCTTCTGGAGCCATTGAAGCTGTAAAAGCTGCATATGCTGGTGTCGTGCAAATTCTTGATCCTCCTAGGGATGGCTTTAATCTCACACTGAAACtaaatttttcgaaatttccTCCAGATGAAG AGCGTAGACAAGCTCTCCTGGTTAAGATTGCATCTGTCCGGGAAATAGTATTAGGTGCTCCATTGCGAGCATTATTGAAGCATCTTACCTCTAAGACAATTTCTTCTGCTATGGATCGACTGGTGGCCCTAGTCCATCGGCCAAATGAGTCATTTTTTGTCATTCCACAG ATGGAGAAGGTAACTGTTGTATTTCCAATGAGATTTAAGGACTCCATAGATACTGTTCTCGCAACATCTTTCCTTCAG GAGTTCGTGCAAGCAAGGCGGACTGCTGGTCTTAACAATGCACCTCCTTGTTTGTggtcctcttctcctcctcgaGAACTAAAGAAAGCCCCTGCGGAAGCATTATCAGCAAATGctggttttgtttcttttg TCATTTTCCCTCGGCATGTAGAAGGCAAAAAATTGGATCGTACAGTTTCAAGTCTATCGACTTTTCATGCCTATGTTAGCTATCATGTTAAG TGCTCAGAGGGCTTTATGCATACCCGTATGCGACGTCGTGTGGAGTCATTAATACAG GCCTTGGACCGTGCCAAACCCGATGTTGAAAAATCCAAGAATCTAGCAAATAACAGATCCTTCAAGCGTCTGGTTAGTTTAAACTTCTTGTTTCATTGTTTTACCAAATGA
- the LOC104445847 gene encoding CTP synthase isoform X2, translating to MKYVLVTGGVVSGLGKGVTASSIGVLLKACGLRVTSIKIDPYLNTDAGTMSPFEHGEVFVLDDGGEVDLDLGNYERFLNIKLTRDNNITTGKIYQKVIDRERRGDYLGKTVQVVPHITDAIQEWIESVAVIPVDGKDGPADVCVIELGGTIGDIESMPFIEALGQFSYRVGAGNFCLIHVSLVPVLNVVGEPKTKPTQHSVRGLRGLGLTPNILACRSTMALDENIKAKLSQFCHVPVENIIDVHDVSNIWHIPLLLKDQKAHEAILKVLNLPRAQEPVLEEWSSRAELCDELREPVRIAMVGKYTEHSDSYLSVVKALLHASVRCRKKLVVDWVPACDLENVTAKENPEACKAAWKKLKGANGVLVPGGFGDRGVQGKILAAKYAREKRVPYLGICLGMQIAVIEFARSVLGLQDANSTEFDPNTRNPCVIFMPEGSKTHMGGTMRLGSRRTYFQSLESVSAKLYGNPRYIDERHRHRYEVNPEMVAQLESRGLSFPGKDETGRRMEIVELPGHPYFVGVQFHPEFKSRPGKPSPLFLGFVAASCRELEVVPQHCGGQEKVSPTYHINGHLPSKVFANGKASNGGLYGVYKICNGVHL from the exons atgaagTACGTGCTGGTCACTGGAGGAGTGGTGAGCGGCCTCGGAAAAGGCGTGACCGCCAGCAGTATCGGCGTGCTTCTCAAGGCCTGCGGACTTCGTGTCACTTCCATTAAGATTG ATCCATACCTCAATACTGATGCTGGGACTATGTCCCCTTTCGAGCATGGAGAAGTTTTTGTCTTGGATGATGGTGGTGAG GTGGACCTGGACCTTGGAAATTATGAGAGGTTTCTGAATATCAAGTTGACCCGCGACAATAATATCACCACCGGGAAAATTTACCAG AAAGTAATtgacagagagagaaggggagatTATCTGGGGAAGACTGTTCAG GTCGTGCCTCATATTACAGATGCCATTCAAGAGTGGATTGAGAGTGTGGCAGTGATCCCCGTTGACGGAAAGGACGGTCCAGCTGATGTATGTGTCATTGAATTGGGTGGAACCATAG GAGATATTGAGTCTATGCCATTTATCGAGGCTCTCGGACAATTTTCATATCGTGTCG GTGCTGGAAACTTTTGCCTGATTCATGTCAGTCTTGTGCCAGTTTTAAATGTTGTTGGTGAACCG AAAACAAAGCCCACCCAGCATAGTGTGAGAGGACTAAGAGGCCTAGGGTTGACGCCCAACATCTTAGCTTGTCGCAGTAcgatg GCACTTGATGAGAATATAAAGGCCAAACTCTCACAATTTTGCCATGTTCCG GTTGAAAACATCATCGATGTTCATGACGTATCAAACATCTGGCACATCCCTTTACTTCTAAAA GATCAGAAGGCTCACGAGGCAATCTTGAAAGTGCTGAACCTTCCAAG GGCTCAGGAACCTGTTTTAGAAGAGTGGAGTTCTAGAGCTGAACTTTGTGACGAATTGCGTGAGCCT GTCAGAATTGCTATGGTTGGGAAATACACAGAGCACTCCGATTCGTATCTTTCTGTAGTTAAG GCCCTCTTGCATGCTTCTGTTCGTTGCCGTAAAAAACTTGTTGTGGACTGGGTTCCAGCTTGTGACCTTGAAAATGTGACAGCTAAAGAG AACCCAGAAGCTTGCAAGGCTGCGTGGAAAAAATTGAAG GGTGCAAATGGTGTTCTAGTTCCTGGAGGTTTTGGTGACAGAGGAGTGCAAGGGAAGATTCTTGCTGCAAAATATGCCCGAGAAAAGAGAGTCCCTTACCTTGGGATTTGTCTGGGAATGCAGATTGCTGTTATTGAGTTCGCACGATCTGTTCTTGGTTTGCAGGATGCTAATAGTACTGAATTTGATCCTAATACCAGGAATCCCTGCGTGATATTCATGCCTGAG GGCTCTAAAACCCACATGGGAGGAACCATGCGTCTTGGATCTAGGAGGACATATTTTCAGTCACTGGAATCCGTGTCTGCGAAACT ATATGGGAATCCAAGATACATCGATGAGAGACATCGTCATAGATATGAG GTAAATCCTGAAATGGTCGCTCAACTTGAGAGTCGTGGCCTTTCTTTCCCTGGCAAGGATGAAACCGGTCGGCGGATGGAG ATTGTTGAACTGCCTGGCCATCCATATTTTGTTGGAGTTCAATTTCATCCTGAATTCAAATCGAGGCCTGGGAAGCCTTCGCCTTTATTTTTGG GGTTTGTGGCAGCATCGTGTAGAGAGTTGGAAGTCGTTCCACAACACTGCGGTGGCCAGGAAAAGGTCTCACCTACTTATCACATCAACGGTCACTTGCCAAGTAAAGTATTCGCGAATGGCAAGGCTAGTAATGGTGGCTTGTATGGCGTTTACAAGATTTGCAATGGCGTGCACTTGTGA
- the LOC104445846 gene encoding membrane-bound transcription factor site-2 protease homolog, producing MGRGSRSRRFGIGSTARHAAAAATGGSLPLVRPTSPASPAHRRLRNGGGGNYSAAASCSCWYCDFKIYALNEPLLRLGRRYSRFFRVWFSVGVGFALASLLGIALGLLYELAQSLRVLHCNVELSSLLFGFSPMVSDLTISLADAGYIFLSTLISVSGHEFGHAVAAASEGIQAEYVAIFVAVLFPGALVAFDYELLQTVPKFSALRIYCAGIWHNAVICAICGLTLLLLPWILWPMYIHGENPMVLDVPNSSPLYGYLSPHDMILSVDGIPIHSPQEWADLTGLIDGVAFPDSNDTKHNRDVREGFGEKGYCVPNVLIERSEKIQSVDNISTCPYDFSRFTQTPCSETSLLDDHPGDGAAIRRDHTYCLNSQEIVKLKKCGTGWLKAVTNGSSCFCSEDESCLAPIHDPGSTWIEITYASPYSKECLQSIKKLDPSSWTSLSTEPNCSGRFVFVGDSISLANSVWLTGYQPRWAFGIGTYLPYVLEKILTCTFHVSLMLAIVNGLPVFLLDGESILEAGLCYSGLLSPRERERVLQVILWTGTVMSTIALLIMVHRAFL from the exons ATGGGACGAGGGAGCCGATCGAGAAGGTTCGGGATCGGAAGTACCGCGAGgcatgccgccgccgccgccaccggggGCTCGTTACCCCTCGTCCGCCCCACATCCCCCGCGTCCCCCGCCCATCGCCGTCTccgcaacggcggcggcggcaactaCTCCGCCGCGGCCTCCTGTTCCTGTTG GTACTGCGATTTCAAAATCTATGCCCTGAACGAGCCGCTCCTTCGACTTGGCCGAAGATAttccag GTTTTTTCGGGTATGGTTTTCCGTCGGTGTTGGGTTCGCCCTCGCGTCGTTGCTCGGCATCGCTCTG GGTCTCCTTTACGAGTTAGCTCAGTCGTTGCGTGTTCTTCACTGCAATGTGGAGCTCAGCAGCCTACTGTTTGGATTTTCCCCCATG GTTTCGGATTTGACCATCTCCCTTGCTGATGCCGGATATATTTTCCTCTCGACCTTGATATCTGTGTCCGGCCATGAATTTGGGCACGCTGTCGCTGCTGCAAG TGAGGGTATACAAGCAGAATATGTTGCCATTTTTGTAGCGGTATTGTTTCCTGGTGCCCTGGTGGCCTTTGATTACGAGCTGCTGCAGACAGTGCCAAAATTTTCAGCTCTTCGCATATACTGTGCTGGTATATGGCATAATGCTGTG ATATGTGCGATCTGTGGATTGACATTGCTACTTCTACCATGGATCCTTTGGCCCATGTACATACATGGTGAAAACCCTATG GTTTTGGATGTGCCTAATTCCTCGCCTCTCTATGGTTACCTATCTCCTCACGACATGATCTTGTCAGTGGATGGCATACCAATTCACAGTCCGCAAGAGTGGGCGGATCTGACTGGTTTGATTGATGGAGTTGCATTTCCAGATTCAAATGATACTAAACATAACAGAGATGTTAGGGAAGGCTTTGGTGAGAAGGGATATTGTGTCCCTAATGTTTTAATAGAAAGAAGCGAGAAGATTCAATCGGTAGATAACATATCTACCTGTCCTTACGACTTTAGCCGCTTTACTCAGACTCCTTGCTCGGAAACAAGTTTATTAGATGACCACCCTGGAGACGGTGCTGCAATTAGAAGAGACCACACATACTGCTTGAACTCGCAGGAAATTGTCAAGCTTAAAAAGTGTGGCACTGGTTGGCTCAAAGCTGTCACCAATGGTAGCAGCTGCTTTTGTTCAGAG GATGAATCTTGCTTAGCTCCAATACACGACCCAGGTTCAACATGGATTGAGATCACGTATGCAAGCCCCTATTCTAAAGAATGCTTGCAatccattaaaaaattagatccGAGTTCTTGGACTTCCCTATCGACAGAACCAAACTGCAGTGGAAGGTTTGTTTTTGTTGGTGACTCGATATCCTTGGCAAATTCAGTTTGGTTAACAGGGTATCAGCCACGCTGGGCATTTGGAATTGGCACATATCTCCCATATGTCCTGGAAAAGATTCTGACATGCACCTTCCATGTCTCTCTAATGCTAGCTATTGTCAATGGTTTACCA GTATTCCTATTGGATGGAGAATCCATCTTGGAAGCAGGTCTTTGCTACAGTGGTTTGCTGAGCccaagggaaagagagagagttctcCAAGTAATCCTTTGGACTGGAACGGTGATGTCTACCATTGCCCTGTTGATTATGGTTCACAGAGCCTTTCTTTGA